A stretch of Ipomoea triloba cultivar NCNSP0323 chromosome 13, ASM357664v1 DNA encodes these proteins:
- the LOC116002079 gene encoding uncharacterized protein LOC116002079 — MEKVTHKTVLVNGINMHIAELGEGPLVLFLHGFPELWYSWRHQILFLAAQGYRAVAPDLRGYGDTTGAPTDDPSNFTAFRVVGDLVALLQSISPDEDKVFVVGHDWGALMAWYLCMFRPDKVKALVNLSVHFFPRNPHMSPVDGFRFLYGDDHYICRFQEPGEIEVELAPLGVKTCLKNFLTFRKPEPFYFPKGKGFSANTETDGSTALPSWLPEKDLDYFVSRFEKTGFIGGVNYYRCEFELGADCTLD; from the exons ATGGAGAAGGTAACGCACAAGACGGTGTTAGTGAATGGGATAAACATGCACATTGCAGAATTGGGGGAAGGCCCCTTGGTCCTCTTCCTCCACGGCTTCCCTGAGCTCTGGTACTCATGGCGCCACCAGATCCTCTTTCTCGCCGCCCAAGGCTACCGCGCCGTTGCCCCCGACCTCCGCGGCTACGGCGACACCACCGGCGCCCCCACCGACGACCCTTCAAACTTCACCGCGTTTCGCGTTGTGGGAGACCTCGTGGCTCTCCTCCAATCCATATCTCCAGATGAAGACAAGGTGTTTGTTGTAGGTCATGACTGGGGTGCACTCATGGCTTGGTATTTGTGCATGTTTAGGCCGGACAAAGTGAAGGCTTTGGTCAACCTCAGTGTTCATTTTTTCCCTAGGAATCCTCACATGAGCCCTGTTGATGGGTTCAGGTTTTTGTATGGAGATGATCACTATATCTGCAGATTCCAGGAGCCTGGAGAGATCGAAGTTGAATTGGCCCCTCTTGGAGTCAAGACATGTCTTAAAAACTTCCTTACATTCCGCAAACCAGAACCGTTTTATTTTCCTAAAGGCAAAGGGTTTAGTGCCAATACAGAAACAGATGGTTCAACTGCCCTGCCATCTTGGTTGCCGGAGAAAGACTTGGATTATTTTGTCAGCCGGTTTGAGAAGACAGGCTTCATCGGAGGAGTTAATTACTACCGCTGCGAATTT GAACTGGGAGCTGACTGCACCCTGGACTGA
- the LOC116002078 gene encoding uncharacterized protein LOC116002078 has protein sequence MEKITHKTVAVNGINMHVAELGEGPLVLFLHGFPELWYSWRHQMLFLAAKGYRAVAPDLRGFGDTTGAPTDDPSKFTVLHVVGDLIALLQSIAPDEDKVFVVGHDWGAIIAWNLCLFRPDKVKALVNLSVHYAPRNPNFDTVDAMRAMYGDDHYICRFQEPGEIEAELAPIGVKTCLKSFLTYRKTEPFYFPKGKGISANTDGPISLPSWLPEEDLDYFASRFEKTGFTGAINYYRALKLNAQLTAPWTGAKVMVPAKLIVGEQDLVYHIKGVKEYIHNGGMKNVVPLLDDVVVLEGAAHFINQEVPDEVSKHIYEFLKKF, from the exons ATGGAGAAGATAACGCACAAGACGGTGGCGGTGAATGGGATAAATATGCACGTAGCAGAATTGGGGGAAGGCCCCTTGGTGCTCTTCCTCCACGGCTTCCCTGAGCTCTGGTACTCATGGCGCCACCAGATGCTCTTTCTCGCCGCCAAAGGCTACCGGGCCGTGGCGCCGGACCTTCGCGGCTTCGGGGACACCACCGGCGCACCCACTGACGACCCTTCCAAGTTCACCGTGCTCCACGTTGTGGGTGACCTCATAGCGCTCCTCCAATCCATCGCTCCAGATGAAGACAAGGTGTTTGTTGTAGGTCATGACTGGGGTGCAATCATAGCTTGGAATCTGTGCTTGTTTAGGCCCGACAAAGTCAAGGCTTTGGTCAACCTCAGCGTCCACTATGCCCCTAGGAATCCTAACTTCGACACTGTTGATGCCATGAGGGCAATGTATGGAGATGACCACTACATCTGCAGATTCCAG GAGCCTGGAGAGATTGAAGCTGAGTTAGCCCCTATTGGAGTGAAGACATGTCTCAAAAGCTTCTTAACATACCGCAAAACTGAACCATTTTATTTTCCTAAAGGCAAAGGCATTAGTGCTAACACTGATGGTCCAATTTCCCTGCCATCTTGGTTGCCTGAGGAAGACCTGGATTATTTTGCCAGCCGGTTTGAGAAGACCGGCTTCACTGGAGCAATCAACTACTACAGAGCTCTTAAACT AAATGCGCAGCTGACTGCACCCTGGACTGGGGCGAAAGTAATGGTGCCAGCCAAACTTATAGTGGGAGAACAGGACTTGGTTTATCATATTAAAGGTGTAAAAGAATACATACACAATGGTGGGATGAAGAATGTGGTACCACTGCTGGACGATGTGGTTGTACTCGAAGGCGCAGCTCATTTCATCAACCAAGAAGTTCCTGATGAGGTTAGCAAGCACATCTACGAGTTCTTGAAGAAGTTCTAA
- the LOC116002080 gene encoding probable acylpyruvase FAHD1, mitochondrial produces the protein MATTTSATQKLLSIGTKIVAVGRNYVAHAKELGNAVPKEPVLFLKPTSSYLENGGTIQVPHPLESLHHEVELAVVMSKKARDVSEATAMDYVGGYALALDMTAREIQSAAKSAGLPWTVAKGQDTFTPISAVIPASMVPDPHDIELWLKVDGEIRQKGSTRDMIFKIPYLISYISSIMTLLEGDVILTGTPEGVGPVKVGQKIEAGITGILDVHFVVGRRQIAKP, from the exons ATGGCGACCACCACGTCAGCTACTCAGAAGCTCCTTAGCATCGGCACTAAGATAGTCGCCGTCGGGCGCAACTATGTTGCTCACGCCAAAGAGCTCGGCAACGCCGTCCCTAAG GAGCCAGTGCTGTTTCTGAAGCCGACAAGTTCGTATTTGGAAAATGGAGGAACGATCCAGGTGCCGCATCCTCTGGAATCGCTGCATCATGAGGTGGAGCTGGCGGTGGTGATGAGCAAAAAAGCTAGGGATGTATCCGAGGCCACTGCTATGGACTATGTCGGAG GTTATGCTCTTGCGTTGGATATGACTGCAAGGGAGATCCAATCTGCTGCAAAG TCTGCAGGTTTGCCATGGACTGTAGCTAAAGGCCAAGACACCTTCACTCCAATCAGTGCTGTT ATTCCAGCATCAATGGTGCCAGATCCCCATGATATTGAATTGTGGTTGAAG GTTGATGGAGAAATTCGACAAAAAGGCTCTACAAGGGATATGATATTCAAGATCCCATATTTGATTAGCTACATAAGTTCTATTATGACACTACTTGAGGGTGATGTCATTTTAACTG GAACTCCTGAAGGTGTTGGCCCAGTGAAGGTAGGACAAAAGATAGAAGCTGGAATTACAGGTATCCTGGATGTGCACTTTGTTGTTGGAAGGCGTCAGATTGCTAAACCATGA